In the genome of Candidatus Promineifilum breve, the window GCCATCGCGCAGAGCCGCCACGCCGCTGGTCAGGGGTTTGTGCCACACCTCGCGGGCCGCCACCAGCGCCGGGCGCGCCTCGGCGAAGCGGGCCGGCAGCAGGGGCATGGCCGCCCGGTCGCGGCGGTGGCGGCGGGCCAATAGCTCGGCTGCCGCCGGGAGTAAGCCCTCGTGGAAGGCAACGATCGTTTCGCTCATCTTACTTGGCCCGGCATCACGAAGGCGCCGGCCGAGAGAATAGCCGGCGCCGGCGGCGGTCGGACGGCCGGATCATCGCCGGCGGGGGACGATGAAGTCCTCATCCACGTAGCACCACATCCACTCTTCGCCGCCCTCCATCGACATGACGACGGGGTGGCCGGCTTCCTTGGCGTGGCGCGAGGCGTGCTTGTTGGGGGAGCTATTGCAGCAACCGACGTAGCCGCAGGTCAGGCAGACGCGCAGGTGCACCCACTTGTCGCCCGTGCGCAGGCAGTCCTCGCAGCCCACGGTGTTCGGCCCGATCTCCAGCAATTGATCGACATGGATGCAGTTGGTGGGGCGCTTCAATTCGCCGGCCTTCACGCGGCGGACGGCATCGTGGACGATGGCGGCGTCGTTCATATGCTCTCTCCTCTATTGGTAACGGGTTCGCTGTTCGACAACCGGGTGGCCTCCGGCGACAATTTCCATAATGGGACGCGATTGTATCTTTACGTCGTGGGCTGTCAAACGAGGTTCTAGGTTCTAGGGGCTAGGGGCTAGGGAAGAGCGCTCTTCCCTAGCCCCTAGCACCTAGCACCTAGAACCTAACCCCTAGCACCTATTAACCTTCTGTTATAATGAACGCACTCATACCCATCGGGAGATTGTCTTGACCAACACGACGCGAACGATTCCCCCGGCCGCGCCGGGCGACGATATGATATTGCCCCTGACCAAGTGGCTGGCCGTGGCGGTCATCCCCTTTCTATTGGCGGCGTTCATCATCCTTTATCTGTTCCCGGCCACGACGGCCCGCTTCTTCGCCTGGGAGATCGCCTCGCCGCTGACGGCGGCGCTCATGGGCGCGGGCTATCTGGGCGGGGCCTATTTCTTCGGCCGCGTGTTGACGGCCCGGCACTGGTCCCACATCGGCGGCGGCTTCCCGCCCGTGGCCGTCTTCACCGTCGTCATGCTGGCCGCCACGCTGCTCCATTGGGACACATTCGACCCCGGCCACTGGCCGTTCCTGCTGTGGCTGGCTCTCTACATCGCCACGCCGCTGCTCGTCACCATGGCCTGGTGGCGCAACCGGCGGCGCGACCCCTTGACCCCTGAGCCGGGCGACCCGCTGCTGCCGGCGGCGGCCGGGGTGTTATTGGCGACGGCCGGCGGGCTATTGTTGGCCGGCGCGGTCTTCTTATTCGCGCGGCCGACGGCGGCGACCGAAGTATGGCCCTGGCCGCTGACGCCGCTGACGGCGCGGGTGGTGGCCGGGTGGCTGGCGCTGCTGGGCGCGGGGGCGTTGGCCCTGCGCGGCGAGCGGCGCTGGAGCGCCTGGCGCATTCCCCTGCAAAGCATCCTGCTGTGGCAGGCGTTGCTGGTCGTGGCCTTCGGGCTGCGCCGCGACGCCTTCGGGCCGGGCGGCGCGCTGAACTGGTTCACCCTGTTCACGGCCGCCGGCCTGCTCGTCGCGGCGGCCTTCTATCTGACGATGGAACGCCGCCGCCGGGAGACGTGATCCATGACCACCCTATCGACCCCTCTCTCCGGCTTCCAGTCCCTACGGCGGCGCATCCCGGCCGCCCTGGCCCCGCTCATCTTCGCCGCCACGCGCCCGGCCGACAGCGACGAGGAGAAATTGCGCAAGGCGCTGCTGATGGGCGGCAGCCTGCTGATCCTGCCCGTGGCCGCGCTGTGGGCCGTGCTCTACGCCACTTTCGGCGAATGGCCGGCGGCGCTGCTCACCGCCGTCTACGCCGCCGCCGACCTGCTGGGCATGATCCACATGGCCCGCAGCGGCCGGCGCAAGCCGCTGGCCGTCACCCAGGCCCTTTTCACCCTGCTACTGCCCTTCATCCTGACCCTGCTGCTGGGCGGTCTGGCCCAATCGAGCGCGCTCATCGTGGGGGCGCTGATGGCCCCGCTGGGGGCGCTGCTCTATTACGAACACGGCGCGGCCCTGCCCCTGTTCATCGCCTTCGCGGCCCTGGTGGCTCTCACCGGCCTGCTCGACCCAACCGTG includes:
- a CDS encoding UBP-type zinc finger domain-containing protein encodes the protein MNDAAIVHDAVRRVKAGELKRPTNCIHVDQLLEIGPNTVGCEDCLRTGDKWVHLRVCLTCGYVGCCNSSPNKHASRHAKEAGHPVVMSMEGGEEWMWCYVDEDFIVPRRR